One Cohnella candidum genomic region harbors:
- a CDS encoding PKD domain-containing protein: MSFNYSTYPYNIGVGSHTISLKIVASCGDTGWIASKTLNINGPSGNSPPVFEAGWTIPGQWNKAGVKTRVPVGTYLDLVYLDSPAAYDPDGDVFTFIGFDFSASNAWAKDIPLKYSAYTNGYHQIRMDTPGYFCGKATMRDVFGADSVRTACVEVVPPNPVPIITGPTSVVEGRPVTPALHADQSYSPLGLSIDHSRDIWTNKRASYPAPGTEVVTLEVFDSSGLKSLQPATHTITVKPDEPPVPSLQFTPTTVRGQSVQFKEDSYSPDGDQIVARTIVYRYDRNNDGIFSESSTAVTPDANRQFSITPALVGRFQFTVTVTEDWGKQAEKNFFLNVINDNPTVTFSMQGDISTPPTPGTTYNVNPSDLMTSAWSTTIGGKPWVVDSAEGSLSSVNLFNMSYQNEGVPLISDWKGVYLNSAAVTTATDTGLGLNLYQDYYLVQESAYWASNLIVKRNGVEVRRMSQVQLAQTDPEMGVLIITGGDNYDYEFTFKGFALGEAPVKKIYNGKHYWGCVSSSCFIVGNNLIQDKMPIRFNLDLKEVYSAANYPERWFYMNDYVNNFSYANPFTLAGKKDTVPADIPENATDPDQTIDWPIGYDSKGNLYYEAWGWHSGSPGGSMTFYGVNLAKLNGNTGDLMAVYDDGGQNNWNDGYKRDGYFWGGRVVGSEDGTKIAYTFRKQSFSDRVYRLIVRDEASGSVLSSTPIGTEELVIARYKNIIVTNESGTLRGRSFTSPATVLWSAYIGNNSMLLTTNGFAYGSVWGDSYLRAVDMETGTLSWLNFAPYFSQISSSSFTPSLRLSALPDGSLRVDPYYGSAKYFIVSGAAADVAKNYDVYGSFYSNTIPDLANFKLTYKVKFNIHSDSDQRAGFAFRAARGSGKNMYRVESSSTKTKLVKVVNGARTVLGETAYAMTAGTYYTITVNALFDNLKVYINGVPLIQVNDSTFADAGTFGPFTNAALTEFKAFSIQEIAAANSKMNNIALVTAGIQYSTSFIDTENDPEIQPLREWKFDHVDPNKFLNAGDGKSGLSGYDGMTLAAPPASLDKVGLYKVSYKVPDDPNSGYPYPSMVFDGYRAFSNTYVQSIIVHRRPIAAFSLSFNADRTVKWTDTSYDPDRWLSSAVYSTDPTGIDYRTTRGIMERKYYYTTPSGTTKNEKLVTPAEAGTYTVGLSVKDDYGAWSDWNEQTIMVTAPVAPDDPPIAGFTLSKTTISRADALTVTSTASDKEDGPAANLPHEYYIRNLTTGGAETLQSTSRGTWNKVFNSIGVMEIRQSVCDSKGQCSQAIRTVTVINRAPTADFEWSPNPVYEGDTVFLTNRSSDPDGDPLTYAWTISGPNGYSLSGSSKDLTLPGTQTADRPGAYRITLKVQDPSEAEASVTKTLIVRELSVQGAVLHTDAWEENRLRYNDKFPDSPRPRDWFWAGEAFVLEAAVTDTGGADTHAVSVEASATPELGMSLTAADSSHVRWRGLLRSSDAGFPLDRLPQGYYTFTFKAAFSNGVVKTSQATVRLKDSVEQYVRVHRVQ; this comes from the coding sequence TTGTCCTTCAACTATTCCACATACCCCTATAACATCGGAGTGGGCAGCCACACCATATCACTCAAAATCGTCGCCAGCTGCGGCGATACCGGCTGGATAGCTTCCAAAACCCTGAACATCAACGGTCCGTCAGGCAACAGTCCTCCCGTGTTCGAGGCCGGATGGACGATTCCCGGACAATGGAACAAAGCGGGCGTGAAGACCAGGGTACCGGTAGGCACCTACCTGGACCTCGTCTACCTCGACAGCCCGGCGGCGTACGATCCGGACGGCGATGTCTTCACCTTCATCGGCTTTGACTTTTCCGCTTCCAATGCCTGGGCGAAAGACATTCCCTTGAAATATTCGGCGTACACGAACGGCTACCATCAAATCCGGATGGATACTCCCGGATATTTCTGCGGGAAAGCGACGATGCGGGACGTTTTCGGAGCGGACTCCGTCCGTACCGCTTGCGTTGAAGTTGTTCCGCCAAACCCGGTGCCGATCATTACAGGCCCGACATCGGTAGTAGAGGGGCGGCCCGTTACGCCTGCACTCCATGCCGACCAAAGCTACAGCCCGCTGGGACTCTCTATCGATCACAGTCGCGACATCTGGACCAACAAACGGGCGTCTTACCCGGCGCCTGGAACCGAAGTCGTCACCTTGGAAGTGTTCGACAGCTCCGGTCTGAAATCGCTGCAACCCGCGACGCATACGATCACGGTAAAGCCGGACGAGCCTCCGGTCCCGTCGCTGCAATTCACGCCCACCACCGTCCGGGGACAAAGCGTTCAGTTCAAGGAAGATTCGTACAGCCCGGATGGTGACCAAATCGTCGCCCGAACCATTGTATACCGATACGACCGCAACAACGACGGAATTTTCTCGGAATCTTCCACAGCCGTCACGCCTGACGCGAACAGGCAGTTTTCCATCACGCCGGCCTTGGTCGGACGTTTTCAATTTACGGTAACGGTCACCGAGGATTGGGGGAAACAAGCGGAGAAAAACTTCTTTTTGAACGTGATCAATGACAATCCGACTGTAACTTTTAGCATGCAAGGGGACATCAGCACCCCGCCTACTCCTGGAACGACATATAACGTGAACCCCTCGGATCTCATGACCTCGGCATGGAGTACGACGATCGGAGGCAAACCGTGGGTCGTGGACTCGGCGGAAGGCTCTTTATCGTCCGTTAACCTGTTCAACATGTCTTATCAAAATGAAGGCGTCCCTTTAATCTCGGATTGGAAAGGAGTCTACTTAAACTCTGCCGCCGTTACGACGGCAACGGATACGGGTCTAGGGCTCAATCTGTACCAAGACTACTACCTCGTTCAAGAATCGGCCTATTGGGCTTCCAACCTGATCGTTAAACGTAACGGTGTAGAAGTGCGAAGAATGTCCCAAGTTCAATTGGCACAAACGGACCCGGAAATGGGCGTGCTGATCATTACGGGCGGGGATAATTACGACTACGAATTTACCTTTAAGGGTTTTGCCTTAGGTGAAGCTCCCGTCAAAAAAATCTATAACGGCAAACATTACTGGGGCTGCGTGTCGAGCTCATGTTTTATCGTAGGCAACAACCTGATACAGGATAAGATGCCGATTCGTTTTAATTTGGATTTGAAAGAAGTCTATTCGGCGGCGAATTACCCGGAACGATGGTTCTATATGAACGACTACGTAAACAATTTCAGCTATGCTAATCCTTTTACGTTAGCCGGGAAGAAGGACACCGTACCTGCGGACATTCCCGAGAATGCCACGGACCCCGACCAGACGATTGATTGGCCCATCGGCTATGATTCCAAGGGGAATTTGTATTACGAAGCCTGGGGCTGGCACAGCGGATCTCCCGGCGGGTCGATGACTTTCTACGGCGTGAACCTGGCCAAATTGAATGGGAATACGGGAGACCTGATGGCCGTCTATGATGACGGGGGCCAAAATAACTGGAACGACGGATACAAGAGGGACGGCTACTTTTGGGGAGGGCGCGTCGTCGGAAGCGAGGATGGCACAAAGATTGCCTACACGTTCCGGAAGCAATCCTTCAGCGATCGTGTCTATAGACTCATCGTTCGCGACGAAGCGTCGGGGAGCGTGCTGAGCTCAACCCCGATCGGAACCGAGGAACTCGTCATTGCAAGATATAAAAATATCATCGTGACGAATGAGTCCGGTACGCTAAGAGGACGCAGTTTCACGAGTCCGGCCACCGTTCTGTGGTCGGCTTACATCGGAAACAACTCCATGCTTCTCACGACGAACGGGTTCGCCTATGGAAGCGTTTGGGGCGATTCCTATCTTCGTGCAGTCGATATGGAGACGGGGACGCTGAGCTGGCTGAACTTTGCGCCTTATTTTTCCCAGATCAGTTCGTCTTCCTTTACTCCTAGTTTGAGGCTCAGTGCGTTGCCTGACGGCTCCCTCAGAGTCGACCCGTATTACGGAAGCGCCAAATATTTTATCGTTTCCGGGGCGGCAGCTGACGTTGCCAAAAACTATGATGTTTACGGATCCTTTTATTCGAACACCATACCTGATCTTGCAAATTTTAAATTAACCTACAAGGTAAAGTTCAACATTCATTCCGATTCCGACCAAAGAGCGGGCTTTGCCTTTAGAGCGGCCAGGGGCAGCGGCAAGAACATGTATCGCGTCGAATCCTCCAGCACGAAAACGAAGCTGGTAAAAGTGGTAAACGGCGCAAGAACGGTTCTCGGCGAGACGGCGTACGCCATGACGGCAGGTACGTACTATACGATTACGGTTAACGCCTTGTTCGACAACTTGAAGGTTTACATTAATGGCGTGCCTCTCATTCAAGTCAACGATTCGACGTTTGCAGATGCAGGTACCTTCGGACCCTTTACGAATGCGGCGCTGACGGAATTCAAGGCATTTTCGATTCAAGAGATCGCGGCGGCCAACTCGAAAATGAACAATATTGCATTGGTGACGGCCGGCATCCAATACAGCACAAGCTTCATCGATACGGAAAACGATCCTGAGATTCAGCCGCTTAGAGAATGGAAATTCGATCATGTGGATCCGAATAAATTTTTGAACGCGGGTGACGGCAAATCAGGCCTTTCCGGCTATGACGGGATGACGCTCGCTGCTCCTCCGGCAAGTCTGGATAAAGTGGGGCTCTATAAGGTCAGCTACAAAGTACCGGACGATCCGAATTCCGGTTATCCATACCCGAGTATGGTTTTTGACGGATACCGGGCATTTTCGAATACTTATGTCCAATCTATCATTGTGCATCGAAGACCGATTGCGGCGTTCAGTCTCAGCTTTAATGCGGACAGGACGGTAAAGTGGACCGACACCAGCTACGATCCGGACCGCTGGCTAAGCTCGGCCGTGTATTCGACCGATCCGACCGGGATCGACTACCGGACGACGCGCGGCATCATGGAACGCAAATATTACTACACGACGCCAAGCGGCACGACCAAAAATGAGAAGCTGGTGACGCCCGCTGAAGCCGGTACCTACACGGTTGGGCTGTCCGTTAAAGACGACTACGGCGCATGGAGCGATTGGAACGAGCAGACGATCATGGTCACCGCGCCGGTTGCCCCGGACGATCCGCCGATTGCCGGCTTTACGCTGAGCAAAACGACGATATCCCGCGCGGACGCATTGACCGTCACGTCGACGGCGTCCGATAAAGAGGACGGACCGGCGGCCAACCTCCCTCACGAATATTACATTCGGAATTTGACCACGGGCGGGGCGGAGACGCTGCAAAGCACGAGCAGGGGAACATGGAACAAAGTGTTCAATTCCATCGGCGTCATGGAGATCCGGCAGTCCGTGTGCGATTCCAAGGGCCAGTGTTCGCAGGCAATCCGAACCGTAACCGTCATTAACCGCGCGCCGACGGCGGATTTCGAGTGGTCGCCAAACCCCGTCTACGAAGGAGATACGGTCTTCTTGACGAATCGGTCCTCGGATCCCGACGGAGACCCGTTAACCTATGCGTGGACGATTAGCGGGCCGAATGGATATTCATTGTCCGGGAGTTCGAAAGATCTGACCCTGCCGGGAACGCAAACCGCCGATCGTCCGGGCGCGTACCGAATTACGCTGAAGGTGCAAGACCCTTCGGAAGCGGAAGCGTCCGTCACGAAAACTTTGATCGTCCGCGAGCTAAGCGTTCAAGGCGCCGTACTCCATACGGATGCGTGGGAGGAGAACAGGCTGCGATACAACGACAAGTTTCCGGACAGTCCGAGACCCCGTGACTGGTTTTGGGCGGGGGAAGCATTCGTTCTGGAAGCGGCGGTCACCGATACGGGAGGTGCGGACACACACGCCGTATCGGTGGAAGCTTCGGCAACTCCGGAACTCGGAATGTCCCTTACGGCAGCGGATTCAAGCCATGTCCGTTGGCGAGGGCTTCTCCGTTCCAGCGATGCCGGGTTCCCTCTGGACCGGCTGCCGCAAGGTTACTATACGTTCACTTTCAAAGCCGCCTTCAGCAACGGAGTGGTCAAAACCTCGCAAGCGACCGTTCGTTTGAAGGATTCGGTAGAGCAATACGTTCGAGTTCACCGTGTGCAGTGA
- a CDS encoding UDP-glucose dehydrogenase family protein, protein MNVVCVGAGYVGTVTAAAFAVLGHSVTLIDIDRNKLEAIRRGVSPIYEPYLSEIIGRCADRSLFADSDYGKVAEAEAVFICVGTPSKADSTADLVYVRGAAEQIGKHLDPKRYTVIVNKSTVPVGTSDLVASILEDASGLTHGVNFDVVSNPEFLREGYAVEDVFYPDRIVIGTGSDRAENVMKALYAPLLTRASYAELGDLLPYLKTDDKKPPVWLRTTPQSSELIKYASNAFLAVKISYINEMARLCDALGASVKEVAAGMGLDSRIGGKFLQVSSGWSGSCFPKDTAELLATSRKYGCEQQVVAAAVEANFDMHLYCVQKLQARLKTMQGKRIGVLGLTFKPNTDDVRKTQASVILRKLSDMGCHVKAHDPQGMELFAKLHPDLAIEYCDTPESTTSGADAILLLTDWSLYLEMDWENAGGAMRRRYILDTRNALDAGRMREWGWTYEGLGI, encoded by the coding sequence ATGAACGTTGTCTGCGTCGGCGCGGGATATGTCGGCACCGTAACGGCCGCCGCCTTCGCCGTATTGGGACATTCCGTTACCCTCATCGATATTGATCGGAACAAGCTGGAAGCGATCCGCCGGGGCGTAAGCCCGATCTACGAGCCTTACTTGTCCGAAATCATAGGACGCTGTGCCGATCGCTCACTCTTCGCCGATTCGGATTACGGTAAAGTCGCGGAAGCGGAAGCCGTGTTCATTTGCGTGGGGACGCCGTCCAAAGCCGATTCCACCGCGGATCTGGTTTACGTGCGCGGAGCCGCTGAGCAGATCGGGAAGCATCTGGATCCGAAGCGGTATACCGTCATCGTGAACAAATCGACCGTGCCCGTCGGCACCTCGGACCTCGTCGCCTCCATCCTGGAGGACGCTTCCGGACTTACGCACGGCGTGAACTTCGACGTTGTCAGCAACCCCGAGTTTCTGCGGGAAGGATACGCCGTGGAGGACGTCTTCTATCCGGACCGCATCGTGATCGGAACCGGCAGCGATCGAGCCGAGAACGTGATGAAAGCCTTGTACGCCCCGCTTCTGACGAGAGCGTCGTACGCCGAACTGGGGGATCTCCTCCCGTATTTGAAAACGGATGATAAGAAACCGCCGGTATGGCTTCGCACGACCCCGCAAAGCTCCGAACTGATCAAGTATGCTTCGAACGCCTTCCTGGCCGTGAAAATCAGCTATATCAACGAAATGGCCCGCCTCTGCGACGCGCTGGGGGCGAGCGTGAAAGAGGTCGCGGCGGGAATGGGGCTGGACAGCCGGATCGGCGGGAAGTTCCTTCAAGTATCCAGCGGTTGGAGCGGCAGCTGTTTTCCGAAGGATACGGCCGAACTGCTGGCCACGAGCCGCAAATACGGCTGCGAGCAGCAGGTCGTGGCGGCAGCCGTGGAGGCCAACTTCGACATGCACCTGTACTGCGTTCAGAAGCTGCAAGCCAGGCTGAAAACGATGCAAGGAAAACGGATCGGCGTGCTCGGACTCACGTTTAAGCCGAATACCGACGATGTGAGAAAGACGCAGGCTTCGGTTATCCTGCGAAAGCTGAGCGATATGGGATGCCATGTTAAAGCCCACGACCCTCAAGGCATGGAGTTGTTCGCGAAGCTGCATCCCGACCTTGCGATCGAATACTGCGACACTCCGGAATCAACGACTTCGGGGGCCGATGCGATCCTGCTGCTGACCGATTGGAGCCTCTACCTGGAGATGGACTGGGAAAACGCGGGTGGAGCCATGCGCAGACGCTACATCCTCGACACCCGGAACGCATTGGATGCCGGACGGATGCGCGAATGGGGATGGACGTACGAGGGATTAGGGATTTAA
- the galU gene encoding UTP--glucose-1-phosphate uridylyltransferase GalU: protein MKKVTKAVIPAAGWGTRFLPATKAIPKEMFPIVDKPVIQYIVEEAAEAGIEDILIVTGERKGAIGEHFGSNPELEAALRSQNKDSLLQTVEQLARLANIHFTVQKQPLGLGHAVLCAREFVGEEPFAVLLGDTVRADTSGGIKPLTDVYREKQCSVIAVEPVDWSEVGNYGIVDGSFENDRLMLVNRLVEKPRENPPSNFAIMGRYILEPDIFPILGSLSAGAGGEIQLTDALQQLANGQAFYAHVSKFGLHDVGNRLGYLQAAVLEGLRERTLKEPFGAFLKKVVSELHD from the coding sequence GTGAAGAAGGTTACGAAAGCCGTCATACCGGCGGCAGGATGGGGAACTCGCTTTCTTCCGGCGACCAAAGCGATCCCCAAAGAGATGTTTCCGATCGTGGACAAACCGGTAATTCAATACATTGTCGAAGAGGCCGCTGAAGCCGGCATCGAAGATATTCTGATCGTGACGGGAGAGAGGAAAGGAGCGATCGGCGAACATTTCGGCAGCAATCCCGAATTGGAAGCCGCTCTGCGAAGCCAAAACAAAGATAGTCTTCTGCAAACGGTCGAGCAATTGGCCCGGCTTGCGAACATCCATTTCACGGTGCAGAAGCAGCCGCTCGGTCTTGGCCATGCCGTTTTGTGCGCACGCGAATTCGTCGGCGAAGAACCGTTTGCCGTCCTGCTCGGCGACACGGTCCGTGCGGACACCTCGGGGGGCATCAAACCGCTGACCGACGTCTACCGGGAGAAACAATGCTCCGTCATCGCCGTGGAGCCGGTCGATTGGTCCGAAGTCGGAAACTACGGCATCGTGGACGGTTCTTTCGAGAACGACCGTTTGATGCTCGTCAATCGGTTGGTGGAAAAGCCCCGGGAAAATCCCCCTTCCAACTTTGCCATTATGGGACGCTACATCCTGGAGCCGGACATTTTTCCGATTTTGGGCAGCCTGTCTGCCGGAGCGGGCGGCGAAATCCAATTGACCGACGCGCTTCAGCAGTTGGCGAACGGCCAAGCATTCTACGCTCACGTGAGCAAATTCGGGCTGCATGACGTGGGGAACCGGCTGGGTTACTTGCAAGCGGCAGTGTTGGAAGGATTAAGAGAAAGGACGCTCAAGGAGCCGTTCGGCGCCTTCCTGAAAAAAGTGGTTTCCGAACTTCACGACTGA
- a CDS encoding NAD-dependent epimerase/dehydratase family protein, protein MNKILITGAAGFIGSNLARALVSEGYEVIGIDNLSTGRLDNLSDLADSPRFAFLESDVSKESFLERPELERVREIFHFASAASPKFYQADPFGTIAVNTSGTRNLLQLALRNGAKMVYASTSEAYGDPLVHPQDEEYRGNVNTWGPRACYDEAKRLGEVYCYEYWKQFGLAVKVARIFNTYSDGLRQDDGRVISNLVTQALGGRDMTIYGDGSQTRSFCFITDTVNGLRRMMDREAANGQIINIGNEKEYTILQVANLVKELTNSPSRITFHPLPQDDPTRRRPSIRKARELLEWEPEVELAEGLRRTIEAYRNRKDA, encoded by the coding sequence GTGAATAAGATCCTCATCACGGGAGCCGCCGGATTTATCGGATCCAATCTGGCGAGAGCTTTGGTTTCCGAGGGATATGAGGTCATCGGGATCGACAACCTATCCACGGGCAGGCTGGACAATTTGTCCGATTTGGCAGACAGCCCGCGATTTGCTTTTCTCGAATCGGACGTATCGAAGGAATCATTTTTGGAGCGGCCGGAATTAGAGAGGGTACGGGAAATCTTTCATTTCGCCTCTGCCGCTTCGCCGAAATTTTATCAGGCGGATCCGTTCGGCACGATCGCCGTCAATACGTCCGGTACCCGCAATCTGCTGCAGTTGGCACTCCGGAACGGAGCCAAAATGGTGTACGCAAGCACCAGCGAAGCTTATGGCGACCCGCTGGTACACCCTCAGGACGAGGAATACCGGGGGAACGTCAATACGTGGGGACCGAGAGCATGCTATGACGAGGCGAAACGGCTGGGTGAAGTGTATTGCTACGAATATTGGAAGCAGTTCGGCCTGGCCGTCAAGGTCGCCCGAATTTTCAATACGTACTCCGACGGGTTGCGCCAGGACGACGGAAGGGTCATCTCCAATTTGGTCACGCAGGCGCTGGGAGGCCGGGACATGACGATCTACGGCGACGGATCCCAAACCCGGTCGTTTTGTTTTATCACCGACACGGTAAACGGCCTGCGGCGGATGATGGACAGAGAAGCCGCAAACGGCCAGATCATCAATATCGGAAACGAAAAGGAATATACGATCCTCCAGGTGGCGAATCTCGTCAAGGAACTGACGAATTCGCCGAGCCGTATCACGTTCCATCCGCTGCCCCAGGACGATCCGACCCGCCGCCGTCCTTCGATCCGCAAAGCGCGCGAACTGCTGGAATGGGAACCGGAAGTCGAATTGGCCGAAGGGTTGCGGCGGACGATCGAAGCGTACCGTAACCGCAAGGACGCATAA
- a CDS encoding glycosyltransferase family 61 protein — protein sequence MKRTRSAPRSKRTPQRTAAMTRRRTGNRRSNVSSKKKKSVPARKRRPAVRSRKPRRLLFSTKRWVGLKPSSLSNGNAYQEFGPAETVPYLEAKGIGTPVSGSFQAGTELSPPAFTAVIKHARIWGPSGAVITPDGTVLCDVSWEYRWRFLARQRHSILRTWKPYPLKKIEGTVGHLAHISSSNYFHWLFDVLPRIDLIRKSGQSVDLYLFRSMERTGYRDEILNAMGIPAEQRIYATPRFHVEADTLVMPSLVSRYRWKVYAQPVTYSKRATEFVRRELMAALGPVQSAEKPKRLYISRANAGHRRLLNEPMITEMLASQDFTVIHPENMTVKEQIHTFASAEAVVAPHGAGLANLAFCSPGTKVIEMFSPAYTPGYYWMLSSHFDLDYRYLIGETIGKVHPWRGGMDIIVDPGRLSLLLKLAGIGD from the coding sequence ATGAAGAGGACCCGCTCGGCACCTCGGAGCAAAAGAACGCCGCAGCGGACGGCAGCGATGACCCGCAGGCGAACCGGAAACCGCCGTTCCAACGTTTCGAGCAAGAAAAAGAAGAGTGTTCCGGCGAGAAAACGCCGCCCGGCCGTAAGGAGCCGGAAGCCGCGTAGACTTCTGTTCTCGACCAAAAGATGGGTCGGTTTAAAACCTTCATCCCTTTCCAACGGAAACGCCTATCAGGAATTCGGACCGGCGGAAACCGTTCCCTATCTCGAGGCCAAGGGGATCGGAACGCCGGTTTCCGGCAGCTTTCAAGCCGGGACCGAACTGTCTCCGCCCGCCTTCACGGCGGTGATCAAGCACGCCCGGATCTGGGGGCCAAGCGGGGCTGTCATCACCCCGGACGGCACGGTTTTGTGCGACGTATCGTGGGAGTATCGTTGGCGTTTTCTCGCGCGCCAACGGCATTCGATCTTGAGAACATGGAAGCCCTATCCGCTCAAGAAAATCGAGGGAACGGTCGGACATTTGGCCCATATCAGCAGCAGCAACTATTTCCACTGGCTGTTCGACGTCCTGCCAAGAATCGACCTCATCCGGAAGAGCGGCCAGAGTGTCGACCTCTACTTATTCCGCAGCATGGAACGTACCGGATACCGAGATGAAATTTTGAACGCCATGGGCATACCGGCCGAGCAGCGGATTTACGCGACTCCCCGGTTTCACGTCGAAGCCGATACGCTCGTGATGCCCTCCCTGGTCAGCCGTTACCGATGGAAGGTGTACGCGCAGCCCGTGACCTACTCCAAGCGGGCGACCGAATTCGTGCGACGAGAGCTCATGGCCGCGCTCGGACCAGTCCAATCGGCGGAGAAGCCAAAACGGCTGTACATCAGCCGGGCGAATGCCGGACATCGAAGGCTGCTCAACGAACCGATGATTACGGAGATGCTGGCTTCCCAAGACTTCACCGTCATTCATCCGGAGAACATGACGGTCAAAGAGCAGATCCATACGTTCGCGTCCGCGGAAGCGGTGGTGGCCCCCCATGGGGCCGGCTTGGCAAACCTCGCTTTTTGTTCCCCCGGAACGAAGGTCATCGAGATGTTTTCCCCCGCTTATACGCCGGGCTATTATTGGATGCTGAGCAGCCACTTCGACCTGGACTACCGTTATTTGATCGGAGAAACGATCGGCAAAGTCCACCCCTGGAGAGGCGGCATGGATATCATCGTGGATCCCGGTCGATTGAGCCTGCTGCTGAAATTGGCGGGAATCGGCGACTAG
- a CDS encoding glycosyltransferase family 61 protein, translating to MYSGKPAGLIASTKDWLEALHGKDRVGSYYREFHHDDVTKLADSKGIDGQVPEHFRAGTFRGHPSFAALLRNARVWEKNGAVITPDNKLLGDVSRDYDKGMLHGERHPAFHRWHRPPLRRIREPSALLTYIWSGNYFHWLFDVLPRVSLLRDSGWNIRKYIVPRDNRKIQAETLNMMGISKKMRIESGHSFHARFDKLIVPSFVKKERELPSEYPRWAAEFLRNEFLLKRAVPLSYEYERIFISRANAWQRKLLNERDVLDAIRDYGFRVVELEKLTFKEQVRIFASAKVILASHGAGLANLVFSRPGAKVIEMFPPSYVPNYFWHLSNQMGLDHYYLIGERSVKPHPGGWEGSDDFEVDAGKLKELLRFAQI from the coding sequence TTGTATTCCGGAAAACCTGCAGGATTGATCGCATCGACGAAGGATTGGCTGGAAGCCTTGCACGGTAAGGACCGGGTCGGATCGTATTACCGGGAATTTCATCATGATGACGTCACGAAGCTGGCGGATAGTAAAGGAATCGACGGACAGGTCCCCGAGCACTTCCGGGCGGGTACCTTCCGGGGGCATCCCTCGTTTGCGGCCCTCCTTCGGAACGCCCGTGTCTGGGAGAAAAACGGGGCCGTGATCACGCCGGACAACAAGCTGCTCGGTGACGTTTCCCGGGATTACGATAAAGGCATGCTCCATGGCGAACGTCATCCGGCGTTCCATCGATGGCACCGGCCTCCTCTTAGGCGTATTCGGGAGCCCTCGGCGCTTCTCACCTATATCTGGAGTGGAAACTATTTCCACTGGCTGTTCGACGTGCTTCCCCGGGTCAGCCTGCTCCGGGACAGCGGGTGGAACATCCGGAAATACATCGTCCCCCGGGACAATCGGAAAATCCAAGCCGAAACGCTGAACATGATGGGAATCTCGAAGAAAATGCGCATCGAATCGGGTCATTCCTTCCATGCCAGGTTCGATAAGCTTATCGTTCCGTCCTTCGTCAAAAAAGAGCGGGAGCTCCCTTCCGAATACCCGCGATGGGCGGCCGAATTTCTGCGGAACGAATTTCTGCTGAAGCGCGCCGTGCCCCTATCATACGAATACGAACGGATATTCATCAGCCGAGCGAATGCCTGGCAACGGAAGCTGTTGAATGAAAGAGACGTCCTGGACGCGATCCGGGATTACGGCTTTCGCGTCGTCGAGCTGGAAAAGCTCACTTTCAAGGAACAAGTCCGGATATTCGCCTCCGCCAAGGTGATCCTGGCCTCCCACGGCGCCGGTCTTGCCAATCTCGTATTCAGCCGACCCGGCGCCAAGGTAATCGAGATGTTCCCTCCCTCTTACGTCCCCAACTACTTCTGGCATTTAAGCAACCAGATGGGGCTCGACCATTACTACCTGATCGGGGAACGGTCGGTGAAACCCCACCCGGGTGGGTGGGAAGGTTCCGACGATTTCGAAGTGGACGCCGGGAAATTGAAAGAGCTTCTGCGATTCGCGCAGATTTAG